From Piscinibacter gummiphilus:
GCGGTCTGCACTGCCGACGGCTTGCGAGGCGGCGACGACGATGTCGCGTGAGACCAGCCATCCAATGCCGAGCCCCAGCACGACCATGGCACACAGGCCCACGATCATGAACACGCGAGCCCGGGCGTAGGCGGCCTCTGCCTGCTTGGCGGAGTTGTCGCTGCCGCGAGCATTCAGCTCGACCAGTTTCTCGAGCGTGGCGTTGGCCGCAGCAAAGCTTTTCGCACCCTCACCGTTCAGGATCACCTTGGCTTCGACGGCCTTCAGTTCGCGCATCCGCTCGACCATGGTCGCGTTCATCCCGATGTAGGTCTTCAGCTCGGCATCGGCCGACTCGAAGAGCGCCTTCTCTTCAGGAGAACTCACGAGCTTGCTGTAGTCAGCCAAGTGCGAACCCAGCTGCTTCTGGATGGCGGCGAGCTTGGCTTCCACTGCGGGCACCTTGCTCGCGTCCTCGATCATGATGAGCTGCATGCGCTGCACGCGGAGCTGGGCAAGATCGTCCTTGATGGCATCGACCGTCCGCACGCTTGGCAGCCAATTGCTCGCCAGGTCGCCGGACGCATCGTTGACCAGGCGCAGCTGCCCCATCGACAGGAGGCTTTGCGCGAGCGCGATCACCAGGACGAGGGCAAATCCGCCCATCAGCTTGGTACGGATGCTGAGGTTCTTGATGTTCATGGGGCCCTGGTCTGGTAGGAGGTGAAACGGAAGGGAAGGGGGTCAGGCCGCGGTGCCGAGCTTGAAGGTGGCCACCACCTGGCTCAGGCTGCCCGCCTGGCGCTTCAGGCTTTCGGCCGCGGCGGCGCTTTGCTCCACGAGCGCGGCGTTCTGCTGCGTCATCTGGTCGAGGTGGGTGACGGCGTTGCTCACCTGGCCGATGCCACTGGTCTGCTCGGTGGTCGCCGAGCTGATCTCGCCGATCAGGTCGGACACGCGCTTGACCTGCGAGACGATGTCGTTCATGGTCGCGCCGGCTTCGCCGACGAGGCGTGAGCCGGCCTCGACGCGGTCGACGCTCGCGCCGATCAGTGCCTTGATCTCGCGGGCCGCTTCGGCGCTGCGCTGGGCCAGCGAGCGCACCTCGCCGGCCACCACCGCGAAGCCGCGGCCCTGCTCGCCGGCACGCGCGGCTTCCACCGCGGCGTTGAGCGCGAGGATGTTGGTCTGGAAGGCGATGCCGTCGATCACGCCGATGATGTCGGCGATCTTGCGCGAGCTGTCGGTGATCTCCTGCATGGTCGAGACCACCTGGCCCACGACCTCGCCGCCCTTCACCGCGGCCGAGCTGGCCGAGGTGGCGAGCTGGTTGGCCTGGCTGGCGGTGTCGGCGTTGTTGCGCACGGTGGCGTTCATCTCTTCCATCGAGGCGGCCGTCTGCTGCAGGTTGGACGCCTGCTGCTCGGTGCGCTGCGAAAGATCGGCGTTGCCGGTTGCGATCTGCGCCGAGCCGGTGGCGATGGAGTCGGAGGCGCTGCGCACCTGGCTCACCACCTGGGCGAGGTTGACCTGCATCTCGTGCAGCGAGGCCATCACGCTGCCGGCCGGTGCGGCCTGGGCGGCGCGCGACGGCGCGAGGTCGCCCACGGCCACGCGGCGGGCCACGTCGCCGAGTTCAGCCGGTTCGGCCCCCAGCGCGCGGCGCAGGTTTCGGGTGATGAGGAACGCCATGCCGATGGCCAGCGCCACGGCGAGGCCGCAGGCCACCAGCAGCGAGTTGCGGTTGAAGGCGTAGTTGGCCTGCATCTCGGTCACTTCGCTTTCACCGAGCTTGCGCAGGTAGTCGCTGTAGGCGCCGATGGTCTTCGACAGCTCGGCCAGCAGCGGGCGGCAGTCGTTGTTCATCATCGCGATGGACTCGTCGCGCTTGCTGTCGAGCGCGAGTTGCACGATCTGCTCGGAGACCTTGGCGTAGCGCGCCTCGATCGCTTCGATCTGCGCGACCTGCTTGCGCTCCTCTTCGGCCACATTGGGGTCGGCCACCATGCCCTTGAGCTTCTGGATGCGCTTGCCCACGTTGGCATGCGCTTCGAGCACGGCCTTCTTCTCGGCCTCGTGAATGGCGGGGCCGGACGAGAGCACGAGGTTGCGCGAGGCGATGGTGCGCTCGAACATCGCGCGGCGCACCGAGGCGGCCACCGAGATGCGGGCGCCGGTGTCGCCCACGTAGCGGCCGAAGTTGTCGTTGGCCTTGCTCAGGGCATGCAGGGCGAGGCCCGACACGAGCAGCACGATGGCCACGAGCGCCCCGAAGGCGGCCATCAGGCGAGAGGAGATCGTCAACTTGCTGGTATTCATTTTGGATTCCCTGTGGTGACGTTGATCTTCTTGGTGGGGGTCGGTGGTGCCGGCGGCATGACAGCCCGCTCGGCGCCGCAAGGGCTACGCTTCCAGGCGGAAGGTGCCCACCACCTTGCTCAGGTTGCCGGCCTGTTGCTGCAGGCTGTCGGCGGCGGCGGCGCTCTGTTCGACGAGCGCCGCGTTTTGCTGGGTCATCTGGTCGAGCTGGCTCACGGCGCTGTTGACCTGGCCGATGCCGTCGCTTTGCTCGCTGGCGGCGGCGGTGATCTCGCCGATGATGTCGGTCACACGCTGCACGGAGCCCACGATCTCGGTCATGGTGGCGCCGGCGTCGGCCACCAGCCGTGAGCCCGCTTCGACCTTGTCGACGGAGCTGCCGATCAGGCCCTTGATCTCGCGCGCCGCTTCGGCGCTGCGCTGGGCCAGCGAGCGCACTTCGCTCGCCACCACCGCGAAGCCACGGCCTTGCTCACCGGCACGGGCGGCTTCCACCGCGGCGTTGAGCGCAAGGATGTTGGTCTGGAAGGCGATGCCGTCGATCACGCCGATGATGTCGGCGATCTTCTTCGAGCTGGCGTTGATCTCGTTCATGGTCGAGACGACCTGCGAGACCACGCTGCCGCCGCGCTGCGCCACCTCGGCGGCCGACGAGGCGAGCTGGTTGGCCTGGCGGGCCGAGTCGGCACTTTGCTTCACCGTGCCGGTGAGCTGCTCCATGGAGCTCGCGGTCTGCTGCAGGTTGCTCGCGGCCTGCTCGGTGCGCGAGGAGAGGTCGCTGTTGCCGGAGGCGATCTCGGCCGAGGCGGTGCCGATGCTGTCGGTGGAGGTGCGCACCTGGCGGATGGTGTCGCGCAGCGATTGCTGCATGCCGGCCAGCGCCTGCAGCAGGCGGGCGGCTTCGTCCTTCCCGCGGGTGTCGACGTGTCGCTCGGCCAGGTCGCCCTGGGCGATGGCCTTGGCGAGCGCCTCGGCCTGGTCGAGCGGCTTGCAGATCGAGCGCATGTTGGCCAGCGTGAGCGGCAGGATGATCACCAGCAGCACGCCGATGGCACCAAGCAGCACGAAGGTGACGGTGCGGCCCGAGGCCTGCAGCCGCTGCTGGCCGGCGGCGGCCGACGCGTTGATCTCCTGCGCGAGCGAGTCGACCGTGGTCTGCGCCGCGGTGTAGTCGGCCTGGGCGCGGCTCACCACCACGAGGGCGGCACGGCCGGTGTCGAACGACTGGGCCTCGAGCTGCTTCACGATGGGCATGAAGCGGGTCTTGAAGGCGGTGAGCTGGGCCACGGCAGTCTTCGCATGTTCGGCCTGCGCGGGGTCGGTGAGGCCTTCGGCCAGCGTCTCGCCCAGCGCTTCGACTTCCTCGAAGGTCTTCATCCAGGCGTCGCGTGCCTTGCCGAACTTCTCGGGCGATTCGTACTGGATGAGCATGTCCTTCTCGTGAAGGCGCAGCTCGTTCATCGTGGTGCGCAAGGCGCCGATGCGCTGCAGCGACGCGAACTCGACGCTGAAAAAGGACATGCTGACCGAGTTGCTGTAGGTCTGGCCGGCAAAGCCGACCGCACCCACGACCAGCAGGGAGGCTGCGACCACGAACACGGCGCCCAGCATGCGGGTGCGGATCGTGAAGCTTCGGATGAGGTGGTTGAGGTTCATCGAAGTTCCTTCTCGATGGCGACCAGAACGAGGTGGCCGGGCGTGTGGTGCCCGGCCGTCGGGTGTCAGTGGCGGCTGCGGCGCACGAGGCTGCCGGTGTCCAGGATCAGCGCCACGCGGCCGTCGCCCATGATGGTGGCGCCCGACACGTCGTTGACCTTGCGGTAGTTGGCTTCGAGGTTCTTCACGACCACCTGCTGCTGGCCGAGGAGCTCGTCCACCAGCAGGGCGATGCGGCCGCCTTCGGCTTCCACCACCACCATGATTCCGCTCACGTGCTCGAAGTCGAAGCGCGGCACGCTGAACACGTGCTCGAGCTCCAGCACCGGCATGTATTCGTCACGCACGCTCACCACGCGGCCGCTGCCGCCGATGGTCTTGACCATGTCGGGCTGTACCTGGAACGACTCGACGACCGAGCTGAGCGGGAGGATGTAGACCTCTTCGCCCACGCCCACCGACATGCCGTCCATGATGGCCAGCGTGAGCGGCAGTCGCACCGAGACGCGCATGCCGTAGCCTTCGGCCGAGTCGATCTCGACCGAGCCGCCGAGTGCGGTGATGTTCTTCTTGACCACGTCCATGCCCACGCCGCGGCCCGACACGTCGGTCACCACATCGGCGGTGGAGAAGCCGGGCGCGAAGATCAGCGACCAGACTTCCGGGTCGGTCATGGAATCGGGTGCGTGGATGCCGCGCTCGCGGGCCTTCTTGAGCAGCTTCTCGCGCGACAGGCCACGGCCGTCGTCGCGCACCTCGATCACGATCGAGCCGCCCTGATGGGACGCGGAGAGCGTGATGGTGCCGGTCTCGGGCTTGCCCTTGGCCAGGCGGTCGGCGGGCGACTCGATGCCGTGGTCGCAGGAGTTGCGCACCAGGTGGGTCAGCGGGTCGGTGATCTTCTCCACCAGGCCCTTGTCGAGCTCGGTGGCTTCGCCGAGCGTCACGAAGTCGACCTTCTTGCCGAGCTTGGCGGCCAGGTCGCGCAGCATGCGCGGGAAGCGGCTGAACACCACCGACATCGGAATCATGCGGATCGACATCACCGATTCCTGCAGATCGCGGGTGTTGCGATCGAGGTCGGCGAGGCCGGCAGCCAGCTGCTGGTAGACCGCGGGGTCCAGGCCCTGCGTGTTCTGGGCCAGCATGGCCTGGGTGATGACGAGTTCGCCGACCAGGTTGATGAGCTGGTCGACCTTTTCCACCGACACGCGCAGCGTCGAAGCCTCGACGGCGGCGGCGGGACGGTCGGACTTCGCGACGGCCTTGGACGACGACGTGGCGGCCTTCGGGGGCGGCGCAACGTCGGTCGCATTGGCGGTGGCCGCGGCGGCGGGCGCTGCCGCGCCCGGAGCGCCGGGAGCGTCGTCGAAGAAGCCGTAGCCGGCGTCGGCCTTCTCTTCTTCGGGCGCGCCGGGGGCGCCGTTGTGGAAACCGTAGCCGGGGCCGAGCGGCAGGATCTGCACCTGCTCGCGGGCCACGTGGAAGGTGAAGAGGTCCAGCAGGTCGGAGTCGCTGCTGGTGGTGCAGACCTTGAAGCGGCGCACGCCGTCGGCGGCCATGCCGTTGTCGAGCGGGTCGATGGTGCCGAGGTCGGTGATTTCCTTGAACAGGTCGAGGATGTTGTTGGCCTGCTCCGGGTTGTCCATCGGGCCCACGCGCAGCTCCAGCATGCGGGCGCCTTCCTTGGCGGCAGCCGGTGCCGCTTCGGCGGCGGGGGCCGGTGCAGGCGCTGCCACGGGGGCCGCCACGGGGGCGGCGACCAGCGGCGCTTCGCCGGATGACATCGCGCGGATGTTGAACAGCAGCTCGGTGGTGTCGAGTTCGTCGCCCTCGCCGCCGTTCTGGTGGCGGGCGAGCTGGGCGCGCAGGGCGTCGCCCGACTGCAGCAGCACGTCGACCATCGCCGCGGTGGGCTCGAGTTCGTGGCGGCGCAGCTTGTCGAGCAGCGTCTCCATCTGGTGCGTCAGCTCGGCGACGTCCTTGAAGCCGAAGGTGGCCGCGCCACCCTTGATCGAGTGCGCACAGCGGAAGATGGCGTTCATCTCCTCGTCGTCGGCGGCTTCGACGTCGAAGTCGAGCAGCAGCTTCTCCATGCGGTCGAGGTTCTCGCCCGCTTCTTCGAAGAAGACTTGATAGAACTGGCTCAGGTCGATGCCGGCGCTCAGGTTCGCGCCTTCTTGAGACATCTCACCCATGTCGTGCTCCTGGTGTCTGTAGTGCTTGGAAAGAGGGCGGGTCGCTTACTTCACGACCTTCTTGATCACTTCGATCAGCTTGGCCGGATCGAAGGGCTTGACCAGCCAGCCGGTGGCACCGGCAGCACGACCGGCCTGCTTCATCTGGTCGCTCGACTCGGTGGTGAGGATCAGGATCGGCGTGGCCTTGAACTTCGGGTTGTCGCGCAGCTTCTTGGTCAGGCTGATGCCGTCCATGCGGGGCATGTTCTGGTCGGTCAGCACCAGGTCGAAGTCGCGGGCGTTGGACTTCTCGAAGGCGTCCTGGCCATCCACCGCCTCGACGACGTTGTAGCCGGCGCTCTTGAGCGTGAACGACACCATCTGGCGCATGGAGGCGGAATCGTCGACGGCGAGGATTGATTGCATGGCTTTCTCCGGGGGACTCGATGGATTTCGGTTAAACGGGGGATGTCTTTAGCGTCTGCCAGGTCTTGTCGGCTGACTCAGAACAATTCGATGGAACCAACGTCCATCTCGGCCTGTGTGACGGGATTCGGGCGCAGCGGAACCTCTTCCGCTGCCGCCATGCCGTCTTCGTCGTCGGCAAAGGCTTCGCGCGCCAGGC
This genomic window contains:
- a CDS encoding methyl-accepting chemotaxis protein — encoded protein: MNTSKLTISSRLMAAFGALVAIVLLVSGLALHALSKANDNFGRYVGDTGARISVAASVRRAMFERTIASRNLVLSSGPAIHEAEKKAVLEAHANVGKRIQKLKGMVADPNVAEEERKQVAQIEAIEARYAKVSEQIVQLALDSKRDESIAMMNNDCRPLLAELSKTIGAYSDYLRKLGESEVTEMQANYAFNRNSLLVACGLAVALAIGMAFLITRNLRRALGAEPAELGDVARRVAVGDLAPSRAAQAAPAGSVMASLHEMQVNLAQVVSQVRSASDSIATGSAQIATGNADLSQRTEQQASNLQQTAASMEEMNATVRNNADTASQANQLATSASSAAVKGGEVVGQVVSTMQEITDSSRKIADIIGVIDGIAFQTNILALNAAVEAARAGEQGRGFAVVAGEVRSLAQRSAEAAREIKALIGASVDRVEAGSRLVGEAGATMNDIVSQVKRVSDLIGEISSATTEQTSGIGQVSNAVTHLDQMTQQNAALVEQSAAAAESLKRQAGSLSQVVATFKLGTAA
- a CDS encoding methyl-accepting chemotaxis protein, with protein sequence MNLNHLIRSFTIRTRMLGAVFVVAASLLVVGAVGFAGQTYSNSVSMSFFSVEFASLQRIGALRTTMNELRLHEKDMLIQYESPEKFGKARDAWMKTFEEVEALGETLAEGLTDPAQAEHAKTAVAQLTAFKTRFMPIVKQLEAQSFDTGRAALVVVSRAQADYTAAQTTVDSLAQEINASAAAGQQRLQASGRTVTFVLLGAIGVLLVIILPLTLANMRSICKPLDQAEALAKAIAQGDLAERHVDTRGKDEAARLLQALAGMQQSLRDTIRQVRTSTDSIGTASAEIASGNSDLSSRTEQAASNLQQTASSMEQLTGTVKQSADSARQANQLASSAAEVAQRGGSVVSQVVSTMNEINASSKKIADIIGVIDGIAFQTNILALNAAVEAARAGEQGRGFAVVASEVRSLAQRSAEAAREIKGLIGSSVDKVEAGSRLVADAGATMTEIVGSVQRVTDIIGEITAAASEQSDGIGQVNSAVSQLDQMTQQNAALVEQSAAAADSLQQQAGNLSKVVGTFRLEA
- a CDS encoding chemotaxis protein CheA, with product MGEMSQEGANLSAGIDLSQFYQVFFEEAGENLDRMEKLLLDFDVEAADDEEMNAIFRCAHSIKGGAATFGFKDVAELTHQMETLLDKLRRHELEPTAAMVDVLLQSGDALRAQLARHQNGGEGDELDTTELLFNIRAMSSGEAPLVAAPVAAPVAAPAPAPAAEAAPAAAKEGARMLELRVGPMDNPEQANNILDLFKEITDLGTIDPLDNGMAADGVRRFKVCTTSSDSDLLDLFTFHVAREQVQILPLGPGYGFHNGAPGAPEEEKADAGYGFFDDAPGAPGAAAPAAAATANATDVAPPPKAATSSSKAVAKSDRPAAAVEASTLRVSVEKVDQLINLVGELVITQAMLAQNTQGLDPAVYQQLAAGLADLDRNTRDLQESVMSIRMIPMSVVFSRFPRMLRDLAAKLGKKVDFVTLGEATELDKGLVEKITDPLTHLVRNSCDHGIESPADRLAKGKPETGTITLSASHQGGSIVIEVRDDGRGLSREKLLKKARERGIHAPDSMTDPEVWSLIFAPGFSTADVVTDVSGRGVGMDVVKKNITALGGSVEIDSAEGYGMRVSVRLPLTLAIMDGMSVGVGEEVYILPLSSVVESFQVQPDMVKTIGGSGRVVSVRDEYMPVLELEHVFSVPRFDFEHVSGIMVVVEAEGGRIALLVDELLGQQQVVVKNLEANYRKVNDVSGATIMGDGRVALILDTGSLVRRSRH
- a CDS encoding response regulator, with the protein product MQSILAVDDSASMRQMVSFTLKSAGYNVVEAVDGQDAFEKSNARDFDLVLTDQNMPRMDGISLTKKLRDNPKFKATPILILTTESSDQMKQAGRAAGATGWLVKPFDPAKLIEVIKKVVK